In Candidatus Zixiibacteriota bacterium, the DNA window AGGTCGTCGGACCACCGGTCAAGGTGACGCGTTCGGTGCCGTCGAAGCAGTAGTCGTCGTTCCAGTCAACCCAGACACCGCACTGATCGGAGGTGTACGGCAGGCCGTTGGTCACCGTGATCGTGTAGTTCAGGGTCTTGAGCAGGCTGGTCGACAACGCAGTGTAGTCGCTGTAGCTCGAGCTGCAGCCCGAGGCGTTGTCGAGGGTATGCAGCACAACGTGGCTGATGTACTCGTCGCAGAAACCAGCGGCGGCGCAGTACGCGGTCACGCCCTGGGCCACGATGTGCATCGTGTACGGTCCCACAGCGCCCGCTTCGGTCAGCACCGGATAGTAGTAGGTGCCGGCCGGCAGACCCAGCCAGGTAATCGAGACGTTGCCGTCACCGCAGCTTGAGGTTTCCCACGTACCGGCCGGAGTGAAGGCCGTGCAGGGGCAGCCGATCGCCAGGTTCAGCCAGGCGTTGCCGAACGCCGGGGTCGTGCCGCAGTAATCCAGCGTCACGTTTGAGCATTCGGTAATCGTGAAGGCTTCCCAAGCATTGTTGCCCGGGAACGAAGCGCAATCCGGAGAGGCGCCGGTGTTGTCACCGGTGATGGTCACCGGAACGCCCGCGGTCAGGACGACCGGGGTCACGTCTTCGCAATTGTCATTCGGCGGCGGGACCACGGTGGTGATCGAAATCACACCCGGGCCGGCGTTGGTGCTGTAGCCGCCGACTTCAACCAGGTACTGGTTGCCGGCAACCACAGAGACAACCGCTTCAGACTGCACGCCGCAGGCATCGTCATTGCAAGCCAGCAGCGTACCCAGCGGCGAGCAGCTCGCGCCTTCGTACACAGCCAACTTGGTGTCATAGCTGGAACCGCAGAGGCTGATGGTGGAATTACCCGTCAACGGAGCCGTAAACAGGTACCAGACGTTTTTCGAGGTCTGGCAAGTGCCGGCGCCATCATAGTTCGCGGTCATCGTGTTGAAATTCAAGCTAACGATATCGCCGACCGGTGTCGCGTTCGCGCACAGATCGTTCGGCGGCGGCGGAGCCGCGCCCGCGAACGAGAGCGAGTAGCTCGGGATGCAGTTCGGCGACGGATAGGTGTCGACCATAATGTAGTAGGTACCAGCCGCGAGATTCAATCCGTAGATCGTCTTCGCCGTGCCGGCAGAGCTGGTCACGATACCCAGGCAGGAGCCGGTCGCGACGTCGAGCGGGCAAACGTTGTCGATCGCCATACCGGTCCAGGTCGTGCCGTTCGGATTGAGCGTGATGTCGAGCACCATCGGGTCGGTCAATACCAACTGGATGATCTGGTCTTCGCCACCATCGTACGAACCCATACAGGTATTGCTGTAGGTGTTGCCCATACCGCAGGTCAACAGACCGGATTCGGTGTGTGGAAGGTCGCCCAGACCAAGCGTAATGATGTAGGGATCACCGCAATTCGAGCCGGCCGGGAGCGGCGGGGTCTCGATAATGGTCAGGTCGAAGTCCGGAATACAGGTCGGGCTCGGCCAGGTGTCGACCATCAGGTAGTAGGTCCCCGGAGCCAACGGGACGTTGATCGCCGAGTAGGCAGTGCTGCCGGAGTTGGAGGCATACGCCACGCAAGAACCGGTGGCCGCATCAAGCGGGCAGGTCGCCGCGTTGTCGATCGCAAAGCCGGTATAGGTTGTGCCTTTGGGATTCAGGGTGATGTTGACGTTCACCGCCGCCGTCACCGTGACCTCATAGACGATGTCCTCACCGCCGTCATAGGAACCCATACAGGTCGCGTTGTAGTCGTCCAGACGACCGCAGGTATACTGGTTGGCATCCGTATATGGCAGGGCCGCCGGAAGCGTGATCTTCAGCGCGTTGGCGCAGTTGTCACCTTCACCGGCAACCGGGCAAGGATTGGCAGTGCAATTCTTGGTGCCATCCCACATGCCACCGAGGGTGGTGCAGTCGGCCTGGGTCATGTCACCGCACTGATTGGCGCCGTAGCAGCAGCGGCCGATCGGAGCGGCATTGTCGTTGACGCTGATGTCGTCGACCAGCGCTTGCGCGCCGTCAACGCCGGCATAGTGCCAAGCCAGCTTCACGTTGGTTTGGCCGATATAACCAGCAAGGCTGATCGATTCCTGGTACCAGGTCCAGTTGGTGAACACGCCTTCACCGGTTTCGTCCCACAGCTTGGATGCCCAAGTGGCGCCGCCATCGGTCGAAATCCACAGCTCGAGATCGTAGTTATCGTACGGGCTGACGGCCCAGTAGTAGCTCATCGACCACCAGAACTCGACCTTCAGATCGGCCGTCGCACCGGTGAAATTGAGCGCCGGAGAGACCAGCCATTCATCCTGAGGCACGAGAGCCGGATCGTATTCAACGTCGGCCGAAGCTGTGCCCGTATGGAAGGACAAGGTCTGACGCTTCCAGTTATAAGCACTGTTGGTGATGATCTCGCTCCAGCCGGCCGGCGGCACAGCGACTTCAAATCCCTCGGACAGGAACGAAGCTCTGTTGTCGGGCTGGACGACGATCGGGTCGTAACGGCGTTCGGCGACTTTCGACGCTTCGCCGTCATAAATACCGACCGGATCCACAACACTAATCCCACCGCCGGGAGTCGTGACGGTGTTATCGCGCTTCAACTCGGGATTAACGGGCTGGAGCCCTTTCAGAGTCTTCGGAGCATCAAGCGACTGCTCCTTCGCGATCGCAGCGCTGGTGACTAACAGGACCAGAACTGCGAGGAGAGTGAAAAGAATCCGGAAAGTCATTCTGCATCGGTTCATGGATTCACCTTTCCTTAACGCAAAAGTTTAGTGGTTATTATTGAACAATGGACAATCCGCCCGAGAGGACTTCAGACGGACTACAACCTCATAGGCACTCCCTCCCACGATTATGGTTCAAAGGTTCGATGTTTGCTCCATCTATCACCATGTTTCGTGTATTCATGGACGAGCCCGCGTCGACGGGAAGTACTTAATTTTTGAGACAACTTGAGTCTTAGCGAAGACCTTGCTTAACTATAGAGTAAGTTAAAATTTCAGGCCGTACTGTCAAGAAAAATCTGCCTTTTGGCCTCAGAAATAAAGGGAAAGATGGGGTCGTTTCCACCGCGCCCGGGGTTACCCCGACGGATGCGAAATCGACCACAGGAACGTTGACAAGAGGGTGGGAGAATGTTATAATCGTAGTTCTCTGGACGGCGCACCTGCCGCCGGCCACGGCATCAGAACTAAGGCGATTGAGGATAAAGCACGATGGCAAACGTCAAACCGGAAGATATAGAAGTCATCCTGGCCACCGACTGCGGATCGACCACGACGAAGGCGATCCTCATAGAGAAAGCGGAGGGTCAATACCGCTTGATGGTGCGGGGCGAAGCTCCGACCACCGTCGAGGCGCCATTTGAAGATGTAACGATGGGTGTCCTGAATGCGGTTCAGGAAGTCGAGGAGTTGTCAGGCCGTAAGTTGTTGAACGATAAGGGCGAGATTATCGCTCCCCGCGACAAGAACGGCAATCGGGTCGGCACCGATATCTATATCTCGACCTCTTCGGCCGGCGGCGGCCTGCAGATGATGGTGGCCGGCGTGGTGCGCTCGATGACTGCCGAATCGGCAGAACGCGCTGCCCTTGGCGCCGGTGCGATCGTGATGGATGTGATTTCCTCCAACGATAAGCGGCAGCCCTACCAGCAGATTGAACGTATCCGTCACCTGCGCCCCGACATGATCCTTCTTTCCGGCGGCATCGACGGCGGTACGACCACGCACGTGGTTGAACTGGCGGAATTGATCGGGGCGGCTGATCCGCGGCCACGACTTGGCTCCAGCTACAATCTGCCGGTCATTTATGCCGGCAACAAGGATGCTCGGGTCGCCGTTGAAGGCACGCTGGGCAAGAAAGTTGACCTCAAGATCGTCGATAACCTGCGTCCGGTGTTGGAGATGGAGAATCTTCTGCCGGCGCGCGAGGCGATCCATGACCTCTTCCTCGAACACGTCATGGCCCAGGCCCCCGGCTACAAGAAGCTGATGGACATGACCGACGCCCCGATCATGCCGACTCCCGGCGCGGTCGGATTGATCATCAAGACGGTGTCGGAAATCGAGAAGATTGAGGTGGTTGGGGTTGACATCGGCGGCGCTACGACCGACGTGTTTTCGGTGTTCCAGGGGGTCTTCAACCGCACGGTCTCGGCAAATCTGGGTATGAGTTATTCGGTTTCCAACGTGTTCGCCGAGGCCGGACTCGACAATGTCATGCGCTGGGTGCCGTTCCACATGGATGAGCGCGATCTGCGCAACCGCGTCAAGAACAAGATGATCCGGCCGACGACGATCCCGCAGTCGATGGAGGAGTTGATTTTCGAGCAAGCGATCGCCAAGGAAGCGCTGCGGCTGGCCTTTATCCAGCACAAGAATTTCGCGACCGTGCTCAAGGGCGTGCAGCAGCAGCGGACGATCGCGGATGCGTTCGAGCAGAAGGCCTCCGGTCAGACGCTGGTCAACATGATGACGCTGAATATGCTGATCGGCTCGGGCGGCGTGCTGTCGCATGCGCCGCGCCGCCAGCAGTCGGCGCTGATGATGATTGACGCCTTCCTGCCGGAGGGGGTAACCCGCCTGGCGGTGGACTCGATCTTCATGATGCCGCAGTTGGGAGTGCTGTCGACGGTGCATCCGCGGGCCGCGACCGAAGTGTTCGACAAGGACTGCCTGATTCACCTCGGCACCTGCATCGCTCCGGCCGGCGACGCCAAGGAAGGCCGCGAAATGATGAAGTACCGGATCGAGATGCCGGACGGCAAGGTTGAAGAGGGCAAGCTGATGTTCGGCGAGATGAAGCTCTTCAAGCTGGGTCTTGACGAGAAGACCGGCCTGCCGCTCAAGGCGAAGGCGGCCTTTGATCCCGACGGCAAACTGGATCTGGGCGAAGGTCCGGGCAAGCGGCGCGAACTCACAGTTTCCGGCGGCGTGGTCGGGATCATTCTCGACGGGCGCGGCCGACCGTTTGCGGTTCCGACCGATGATGCGACGCGCGTGCGCAAGCTGAAAGAGTGGATGCTGGCGCTCGATATTTATCCGCAGGAAGCGCTGGAACGGGCATAGGGGCCGGTTCTGATTCTGAATTGAGCGGGCGCTGCGCCGATCGAGCCGGCGCTCAGATGACGATAAGAGGAAGTTGATGGCACATACTTACACACCGGGACTGAAGGTCTCGCAAAAAGAACTGGTCACCAAGCGGCGGATTCTGCCGCTCAAGGGCGAAGTGATCGTCAAGGTCGGCGACAAGGTCGGACCCGACACCGTGGTGGCGCGGACGCATCTGCCCGGCCCGGTCGAAACTCTGAACGTCGCCAATTTGTTGGGCGTGCCGCCGGTCGATATCGCGCAGTGCATGCTGAAAAAGGAAGGCGACCATGTTGCGGCCGGGGAGCTCATCGGCCAGACCAAGTCGTTTTTCGGGTTATTCAAATCAGAGGCGCGCTCCAAGACTGACGGCACGATCGAGACCATTTCTTCTGTCACGGGCATGGTGCTGTTGCGCGGCCATCCGGTGCCGGTGGAAGTGCGCGCGTATATCGAAGGCGAAGTTGTCGAAGCATTCCCGCAGGAAGGCGTCGCAGTGCGCTCGT includes these proteins:
- a CDS encoding glutamate mutase L — translated: MANVKPEDIEVILATDCGSTTTKAILIEKAEGQYRLMVRGEAPTTVEAPFEDVTMGVLNAVQEVEELSGRKLLNDKGEIIAPRDKNGNRVGTDIYISTSSAGGGLQMMVAGVVRSMTAESAERAALGAGAIVMDVISSNDKRQPYQQIERIRHLRPDMILLSGGIDGGTTTHVVELAELIGAADPRPRLGSSYNLPVIYAGNKDARVAVEGTLGKKVDLKIVDNLRPVLEMENLLPAREAIHDLFLEHVMAQAPGYKKLMDMTDAPIMPTPGAVGLIIKTVSEIEKIEVVGVDIGGATTDVFSVFQGVFNRTVSANLGMSYSVSNVFAEAGLDNVMRWVPFHMDERDLRNRVKNKMIRPTTIPQSMEELIFEQAIAKEALRLAFIQHKNFATVLKGVQQQRTIADAFEQKASGQTLVNMMTLNMLIGSGGVLSHAPRRQQSALMMIDAFLPEGVTRLAVDSIFMMPQLGVLSTVHPRAATEVFDKDCLIHLGTCIAPAGDAKEGREMMKYRIEMPDGKVEEGKLMFGEMKLFKLGLDEKTGLPLKAKAAFDPDGKLDLGEGPGKRRELTVSGGVVGIILDGRGRPFAVPTDDATRVRKLKEWMLALDIYPQEALERA